The Haloplanus natans DSM 17983 DNA segment CCCGGGATGGCCGTCGTCGACGGCCACGACGGCGGTGTGTGCCCGTGTCAGATCGCCGTTCTCGCGAACGTGTGGGCCCTCGTCCTCGGCCGTGCCCGACGCCCTAGCCTCGTTCAGGAGCGTCGACAGGCGCTCGGCTTCGGACGCTGCCGGGTAGAGTCGCGACGCGTGGTCGCCCAGCACGCCGCGGTCGGCGTAGCCGAACAGCCGTTCGGCGCCGTCGTTCCACCCCGTGATGTAGCCGTCGTCGTCGAGCGTGAGAACGGCGTACTCGTCGAGGTCGTCGAGCGGACGGGCGAGTTGCGGTCGGTTCCGGTGGAGGCCACGGCCGTCGGCCCCCCCGTCGTCGGATGGCTCTTGTACCAGACAGATCATGGTTCCGTCGCCGGTGTACGCGAGCGCGTGGTTCGTCAGAATCCGGTCGCCGTCGGCGCGTTCGTACACCGTCTGCCCGCTCCACCGACCGTCACGGGGGACGGCCGGCAGGATCTCGTCGTACATCCGATCGACGTGGGCGTCGGGGTAGAGTAGCTCCCAGTGTGTCCCGATGAGTGCCGACCGATCGTAGCCCACGATGTCGGCGTAGGCCTGGTTGACGTACTGAAAGTAGCCGTCCTCATCGAGGAGGGCGATACCCTCGCGGGCGGTGTCCATCGCCCCGTAGGCACGCCTCACTAGCTGTTCGGCGTCGTGTCTCGACACCGCGTTCTCGATCCGGTTGGCGAGGACGGTGTACTGGTCGATCCCCGGTCCCTTCTGGAGATACTCCGTGACACCGGCGGAGATGGCCTCGCTCGCTATCTCCTCGCTGCCCTTGCCGGTAAAGAGGATGAACGGAACGGCAGGGTCACGCTCGCGGACGGCCCGGAGGAAGTCGAGGCCGTCCCGACCCGGCATCTCGTAGTCGCTGACGATGCAGTCGACCGCGTCGGTTTCGAGTCGATCGAGCGCGTCGTCGACGGTCGTCTCCGTCAGGACGCGAAACGCATCGTCCTGTCGTTCGAGAACGGTGGCGGCCAACTGGAGCAGATCGCCGTCGTCGTCGACGTGGAGGACGTTGATCGACCCCCGGCCGCGGACGACGCTGGGAATCTCCGCCGGGTCGTCGATACTCATGCAGGCACGTACGAATGCCAACGCAAGTATCCTTGGGCTCCGTCTATCACGACCGATACGGCGAGTCGTCCGTCGGCTCCGGGACGTTCTCCCCGTCAGCGCCGGGCGAACTCCGGCTCGCTCGACAGCCGGTCCAGTCCAGTCCCCGACTCGGCTCCCGATCCACGGGTACGGATGATGTTGAACGCGGTGACGAGGTCGGACCGGGAGATGAGGCCGACGAGATTCCCCGTCTCGTCGACGACTGGCAGTCGCCCCACCTTCTCGCGTTGCATCATCGAGATGGCGTCCATCGCGTCGGCGTCGGGCGTGATCGTCACCAGATCCGTCGCCATCACGTCCTCGACGCGGTAGGCGTCCCGTTCCACCTCGCGAACCTCCCGGGTGTCGTCGAGGGTGACCATGCCCACGAGGCTCCCGCCCCGAAGGACGGGGTAGCCGGTGTGGCGCTCCCGGAACATCCGGTCGGTGAGCGCCGTGACCGAGGTGTCGGCCGTGACGGTCTGCAGTTCCCCCGCTGGCGTCATGATGTCGCCGACGGTCACGTCCTGGAACGCCGCTTTCATCACCGTCTGCTGGGCCTCGCTGGAGGCGCCGATGTAGATGAAGAAAGCAAGCGCCACCAGAAACAGGTTGGCGAAGAGGCCGACGATGGCGAGGACGATGGCGAACAGTTTGCCGACTTCGGCGGCAATCTGGGTCGCGCGGGCGTGGGGTCGCCGTCGCGCCAACAGTGCCCGAAGGACGCGCCCGCCGTCCATCGGGAAGCCGGGGAGCATGTTGAACACCGCGAGCGCGACGTTCGTCAGGGCGAGATAGGCGAGGACGAACTGCACGGTCGGGAGCGCGCCGGGGACGACGCGGAAGGCGGCGTAGGAGACGACGCCGAGGGCGACGCTAACGATGGGGCCCGCGACGGCGATGGTGAACTCCTGTTTCCAGTCTTCCGGCATCTCGGTGAAGCGTGCGACGCCGCCGAACAGCCAGAGCGTGATCGACTCGATTTCGTAGCCGTACCGCATGGCGACCAGGGAGTGGCCGAACTCGTGGAGGAGGACACAGACGAAGAGGCCGGTCGCCGCCGCGGCGCCGAGGACCCATCGCGTCGATCCCGCGGTGAGCGCGTCGACGGGCATCGCCGACCCGAACGTGGCGTTGAGGACGGTGGCGAGGTTCCCCACGTCCGACCCGATCAGCCACGCGAACAGCGGGAGGACGAGCAGGAAGGTGAGATCGAGTCTGATCGGAATGCCGAACGCGCTTCCGATACGGATACCGCGCATACCGGACGTAGCGAGGGGACGGACTTATACTGTCGGTTGTGACTGGTCGCGGGATGGTGTCGTCCCGACGACCGATCAGTTCGCCCCCGTCACCGGCGTCACTTCGAAGACGCCGACGGTGCCGCTGATCTCGAAGCCGACACAGAGCAGGGGGTTGCGGATCGGGCTCTCCGACGCCGGAA contains these protein-coding regions:
- a CDS encoding M50 family metallopeptidase, with translation MRGIRIGSAFGIPIRLDLTFLLVLPLFAWLIGSDVGNLATVLNATFGSAMPVDALTAGSTRWVLGAAAATGLFVCVLLHEFGHSLVAMRYGYEIESITLWLFGGVARFTEMPEDWKQEFTIAVAGPIVSVALGVVSYAAFRVVPGALPTVQFVLAYLALTNVALAVFNMLPGFPMDGGRVLRALLARRRPHARATQIAAEVGKLFAIVLAIVGLFANLFLVALAFFIYIGASSEAQQTVMKAAFQDVTVGDIMTPAGELQTVTADTSVTALTDRMFRERHTGYPVLRGGSLVGMVTLDDTREVREVERDAYRVEDVMATDLVTITPDADAMDAISMMQREKVGRLPVVDETGNLVGLISRSDLVTAFNIIRTRGSGAESGTGLDRLSSEPEFARR